TGAAGTCTTCGTTAAAATATTATTTCACAAAATCGCAACACATTAATATTGAAAACATGAAGACGTGATATTATCAGGACTGATACGCTATCCTAGCACATGCAGGAATGACGACATTCATTCTGCTAAGCTTCAGAACATTCTGCTAGGCTTCAGAACATTCAGGTTCCAAAATATATTTTACTGAGAACAAAATTAAAATTACTGAAGAACCATTCATTCTGTTATAACATGGgacatcaagacggatgaagatgacAATCACTTGTCAAATAATACCATACAAGCTATGTCGTCAGACTTGGACAATTAAAGGCTGTGTCATCAGTGGACTTTCGTTTCATTGTTTgaaaaatatttaatattctAAAAAAACATCCTGTAAATACAAAATTACACACTAAAATGAATTATGAAAATATGGGATTCTAAAATGGCTTAGCTTATTTATGTAcaggagattatatatatatatatatatatatatatatatatatatatatatatatatatatatatatatatatatatatatatatatatatatatatattatatatattacacagcataacatttttttattattttacacgAGAAAACATCACTTAGCACGAATAGGGAACTAACAGGTAGGAGATATGTTAATATACTGGTCTCACACATTTGACATAGTCAAGATTCCTTATGAAGTGACCATAGTATACACGTAAGTAACCCGATGAAACTAATATATTTCCCCCTAAACCTTGTGTGTTTTGTTATACAGGGGTCATATCACATTCAGGATCTTCAACCAAGAGATAAGTTTAATGTTTTGCTCTACATGTGGTTGGCGTAGCTGGGATCTCTGGAGTACGGGGGAGGGTTGTCGTCTTCAAGTGATGGATATACCTGAAACCCAAAGCATGATTACGCATTAATACACAATTTTAATACATCACACAGAAACAACCATCACTCATCGATAACACACCTACACTTACTACATATACTGCGCATATAATACGTAATTCAAAGAGTCTCAAACTTATTAAAACAAATGAAAAAATCATGCAGTCTAAATCATTGTTATGACCAGAGCGGGTCATAACAGGGTGGGGTCAGATTTTGCAAATCTTGTTAAGAGTCATTACGGGAGCCTGTATACCAAATATGCTGCGCCACACAGGTTCTATATTCTCTTAAACAAAACGAAGCTAGACAAATCCAGATGTACGTCATCAAAATATTATAATTGAAGCACGAGTAACGTGGAAACATTTTCGGATCTAAATCTAATGTTACCGAGAGGAAACATTCAAAACGTGAAAAATACTCAGCTAAATCGGCGCTTTTGACAAGGAAAGGCAACGAATGAGgtaacaggtgaaaactgagtactcaAGTGGGCTACAAGAATATAAGACATTTTCCAGTGTCGATAATAAGTAGAATGCCTTGTACACCAGTCAATAGGGGGACAAACGGAATCCCGAGGTTTGAagttcaatccccgcaaacacaaataagcGTTCGTACACGTTCGTACGAACCCACCAACTCAAAAGATAAAGCATTCATGAACAATTGCACATTTACTAACACGTCTATATTTATAAAATGTATTCAAATACACTAACCTTAGCGTTGGGTTCCTGGAAGCCGTCATTATCATACGTGTATCTGAACACACCAACTGGCTGGCCCTTGAAGGCACCAGCCTGCGCCTCGCGGGCTTTCCTCACGTGATGAGGGCAGAAATCTGGCGATGCTGTGAGTAGCTCCTTGCCTCTCTTATCTCTTTTTGCCAGGACATAGATCACTCCCAGCGGGATGAAAATGAGTGAGGATGCACAGATGAACCAACCCAGAGTTTGGATATTTTCAGGGTATACGTACGTCCCAAAATTGGCTGGAGTATAGTAGTAAATTGACAAAACCAAGATAACCTAGGGACAAAAATGTGTAAATTCAGTAATGAATGCATATTTATTTCTAAATCTTATTATAAATGAAGTTTATAGTTAAATTTGTGTTTTTATTATGGGGACCACAAAACTTGTCAACAATTTCTTTCAACGTTCTATTTTAaacatttaatttaatttaaattttgttTCAAACGTAAAAGAGCAAGCATATGAAATCTTCTGTCAAGATAATGATTTGTTGTTGAGTTTAACGCCACCCCAgttgcttactgaccaaccagcaagaataCTTTCGTCCTGAACAAGTCCCCTAACTAACAAACTATCAGTGTACATGCACAAGAAGTGGGTTAGACCTTTGTGTATATATCCCTGCCAAGATACTATGTAATGAAAAACTCTTTATATAACCCCTGATGACTTACAGCAAGAGATACCGGAGTGATGACCAGCCAGGTAGCTGACCAGTAGATATACAACGGTAGAGGCATATATATACCCATTTCTTCACGGATATTTCTCATGAAGTTCTTGAATCCTGTTGGAAAGCCGGTAAATAAATTTCCATAAATCACACCATCCGTTGCAGACAATTTAAATGGACTATTGAGAGTAATATAGATTACCTAAATCTCATTTGATTATGGTGAAACACAAGACAGTTCGACAAAGCTTGTTTTCCTATAGTAAAAAAATCTTGTATATCGTTTGGTTAAGATGAATTAGCTTAGATTAGGCTGCGTTAGGTTCGGTTGAGTTAGGCTACATTGGTTGGTTAAAGCAAAGCAGGTTTTAGGTTTTGAAAATCCGTTCGCGAATAGTTGTGTACGATGTGACTTTCTCATTTACTTACCGTAAATATACATGACGACTACGAGTTCTAAAATGGTGACGATGATGACTGAGATCCCGGCAGAGTACCAGTTGAAGAGCTCAAACATGTAgatgccaccatccaggcacataGTGAGGCCACACAGGAACAAAATAATACACAAGGATCCTACTACCATAGGTTTTTTGGTTCGCAACCATTCAAATTGGTCAAAGAAGGCTGTGGCCAGGGTCTCAACCATTGTGAACTGAAATAGCACGAGAGAAGCAGGGTTTAACTTGCTGTACAGGAAGCTACATATAATCACAGtcatttaaatatatatgcaaGTCAAGCCTACAATAAATAATTTGATCCATGTGCATGAAAGGAACGAAGTTTCATTTCAAGAAAGAGTGAGAAGGAAGGTGTGGGGAAATAGGAGGATGGCGAAGTAAAGCATGGACACTGCAAAAGTCCAGTGGCATACAGTCAGTTGACCATTTTTGATAGGTTTCAACAAACCTGGGAGTCGAGCCCGAGAGTGATGAGCATGGCGAAAAAGAGGAGAGCCCAGACGGGCGATACAGGCAAGTGGGTGACGGCTGCCGGGTACACGACGAACGCCAGGCCGGAGCCCGAAGACACCACATCCTTCACTTCAACTCCAAGCTCCGTTGCCAAGAATCCCAGGATGCTGAAGATCACAAAGCCAGCAAACACCGACGTAGAACAGTTGGCGAAGGCAATGATAATTGCATCTCTGTTGAGAGGAAAGGAAAACATTAAAGTATCCCTAACGTGACTTTATTACAAGCCACTCCAAGGGTCCCGGTACTACTGTCTGCTTCGTTATTGACTAACAAtctagaattccgggttcgaatcccgggcgagacagaaatggttgggcgcttcCTATAACCTAATGCTATGTTcaactagcaataaataggtacctaggagttagtcagcttattgGTGGGGTTCCATCttagggagggtcagtaattcgaccctggaaggggggggggtgttacctgGATATAAAGAAGGCTGTGGCCAGTGTTTCAACcatttatattatatgtataaaCTGACAGGCTACCTGTCCAAATGGTACATTCGTGCAAAGTCACTAACTTTAATTTTGTTCACAATGAATTGCAAGTCAAACGAAAATCATCAGGCGACATGAAACGTGCCGAACCGTTTCTGTCCTGCCCAAAAGAATGATCCCGGGACTTGACAAAATCGAGAACGTAGACTACTAGGCTACACAACCATTTTTTTGAGTAATAAGACGGAAATACACTAACCGCATGCAGTTGTTCTTGAACTTGTTGTACGATGCTAGTGTAATCAGACCACCAAATCCAGAGCCCAGGGAGTAGAAGATCTGAGTGGCTGCATCATTCCACACGTCAATCTCCGTCAGTTTGGTCATGTTCGGCTTCAGGATGTAAAATTCAATACCAGTGTAGGCGCCCTTCAAGGTGACACCTGTCAAAGAAAACATTATGAGAAAATAAAAATGGCAACGTTTTAATTAAATTATATCATAAGTCTTTTGTAAATAAACTATTCTACAAACTAGGCTTTAGATTGAAATGAATATAACATTACCACCATATTGAGTACAACGGTCAATATGCTGTACATTCCACCCAGCCACAGTAGCTATATGTACCATGACATttaatatacatatacagtacagtattataagTCCCCATGGTGTAGTAGTGGATAAGACGCTCGCTTGGCGTTTCGCGAGCTACCGCTCCTGTCCCAGGAAGTCCCTGtcctgggctatggtgagcccactacgggctcaccatagcccgtgctacttggaacttgttccgagtagctgaatctataacaaaaacaacgtttcgcgagcgctttgtcctgggttcgtatcctggccgggggagaTTGACTGGGCGAAAATCCttagctgtagcctctgtttactcaacagtaaaatgggcacctgtttgttaaacgatttggcggggtcgtattcctggGAGCATTAGTatcaaggacttgcccgaaacgctacgcgtgctagtatAAGATACAGTACAAGGCTCTACAAGAATCTAAGAACTCTTGAATATacataaaaaaaattacaaattcATATTATTTTCAGGTACCAAAGTTACCCCTACTAACGTTTTCTTTTAAATATAGCTGGATATAAGGGAAGACTAATTTGACATCTCGCTGGTGTCGCGTCGATAGTTGatatttttcatttcattttattGATTACACACACAATGTTGTGTACTCACCACTCGGCGAGTACACAAAGGAGGTACAATGGGCTGTGAGAGTACATATGTTGATTAAATGGTACATTCGTGCAAAGCCACTAACTTTAGTttcgttcatttattatgcactatgTCTTCACACCCATCAATTTTGTGTTGTTGCTGtattaacatgtttaggtatacacggcaatgtgctgctacccagtTCTGTATGCCAAATTACACAGTGCAGataaaaaaactagctattagttcatctaatatccccatATCACAGGATAGTTAATCAAACATGTAATTAGGAGAAAACATGAAATGCAAGGCTGatctagcctccactagcaaaatctgcgtacagcacaagaatatcttccaatataccCAAGAGTATGAAttagttacagagctcaaagtatcccatatcagtgatttcagaccaaatggtaacagagcaatcacagatatagtgttggagagtatgtcccagctcttgttcacatagttgacAATTGAAATGAAAGGCCTCAAGCcttacccactaccacccactggctGGGGCATCgctatctatggcaggtggctgcaggtaatgaatcccccaatggtgaacattccaattgtaaactatgtgaacaagagctgggacatactctccaacactatatctaacactaacagatcagccttacatttcatgttctctcctgattccatgtatgataaATAATGAACACAGGGACTGAACTTCAAAAATTTATTTAGCTAATTTAAATTTTTATGGAAGGAATCTACAGTAGACCTTTTTGTCTAATATTTACATCGATTTCATGTATTTAAATACCTTATATTTGCTTTTATTTCTCACTTATCTAATGTCATCCACGTGATCAACCCTGAGTTTGTGTTTGAATTATAATCAGGCTAACTCACTCTCAGCACTTCCAAATCCATGTTCTGATTATCTTGAGAGTGAATTGTTACAGAAAACGAAGCTCACTCAGGGATAACTTGTGAATAGTTTGAATAAtaacttgatggccagtgttaatTAAATAGTTACAGGCTTATTGAGGTTAGGCTCTTGTAATacgaaaacattaatatctgtgCACGTCGATTGTACAAATCTGGCTACGTTTTCCCGATTCCAAAAAATGGAGAGCGTTGCGGGTCCGTGTTCACAAAAGAAACCCATTTCAgtcactgtgtgtgggggggggggggggtacacgacAGGCAAATATCATATGAAATTTAAGTTGCTAAACTTAACGCTAATTGTAGTTCAATTCCTGTGTTGGACAGGTATTTGTCAAGCTCAGTTTGCGTGAAGCGTCAATGATACCAGCTAGTACGTCACTGAATGATTCTTATTTTCAGAGTAAGAATTATAGTTGTTCCAGAATGCCTTGTGTATTATATACTTATGTTCCAGAATGCTTATAAGTTTCTACTTttaagtttcttagattaaggacctgcccgaaacgctgcgtgtactagtggctttacaaaaatgtaattactatgctatatatcctcacaatcccaatgtaccttcttgtatatatataaataaataaataaatgccttGTGTATTATATACCTACGTTTATAAATGTATGGCAGTGTGTATCTGTGTGGAAGGGTGGCTTGTAGGATTATATTTATGTGGAGTGaggctgcagttgtctgagggggaGAGCAGCAGTCAGTCTGAGCTAATGTGGGTCGGTTGCAGGCTGGTGTTGGAGACTGGATGCGTTATTGAGTTAAGTACTAGTGTTGTTTGATTGTGTCTAGGTGTTCCTATTTAGACTGGTATAAATGTGATTTAGTAataagttatatatatgtattaacgtgTGTCAGTGGTCAGAAGCCCATAAACTTTTAATTATTACAGTCTGTactttatttaaatttttatttgtaCTTACCACAGAGTAAACTGGTGTTTTCGTCTTTTAAACTGTAATTAATCCTGTAGTTAAAGTAGGATAACAGGCCAATAAGGCGTTTTAGAAGCTGTTTCCGGAAACACGAGCACTTGCCAAGCGCGTAAGTATAAAAGGGCCTTAATAAACTAATTAAATAAAAAGAGTTCATTATTCTCACCTCTAATGAAGAGAATGAAGAGGACAGCGTAGGGGAAGAGAGCGGTGAAGTAGACCACCTTTCCCGAGCTCTTGACGCCCTTGATCAAGCAAGCGAACACCAACACCCAGGCCAGGGCCAGACATCCCACCAGCTCCCAATTCATCCCTCCCATGTCCTCCCACGTCCGACCGGACACCCCTAACATGCGGTTCCTGAAATGTAACAAATATAAAATTAACGTTGTCTTTCAAGAACATAAATTAAGCAAGCTTCAAGACTTCGAATACTGCAATGTACAATGTGAAAAAGGCTGAAAAGCTTTTCGCTTAGCAAGACCAAATCCTCTCGAGACGCTGTCTTCAAGCTTGCTGTTTGCTGACTTTATGTagccaggtgtagactgcacattATCGTTTCTTATTTCCCAATTCTCCAGCATTGATAAGCCTCGAGTCAAAAACCAAACCCAACAAATATTATCTACAACTAAGTTCATATATAAACAAATTTGACATCCTTCACATAGACCTTATATAGTTTAATTGattatggaccccatacctaaCCAGCGGTAGAGGAAAGGacgacagaggcacataatgggctcaggtagCTAAGCAAGTTATACTTAAGTATATTAAAGCTTACCTGAAGTAGTCCTCGCTTGCCGAGATTCTAGTAACGGCGCCGTCAGCTAACGTGCTGCCGGTATCGTTGTTTGGGCTCTTACAGTGAGTCTCGTTCAAGGCGTCTAGCTTGGCAACGCTGCAGTACTCCTGGACGCTAACGCAGCTCTTGTTGTAGTAGTAGAGAGACTGGTTCCTGCAGGCACCGGCAAGGTCCTCGGTGAAGCAGTCTGGAAGTAATTGTCAGTAGTatttaagcaggcgatgagtcacaacgtggctgaagtatgttaaccagaccacacactaacaggtgaagggacgacgacgtttcggtccgtcctggaccattctcaagtcgattgtcgacttgaaaatggtccaggacgaaccgaaacgtcgtcgtcgtcccttcaccttctagtgtgtggtctggtcaacagtagtATTTAAGTACAGTATTTGAATCTAT
The window above is part of the Procambarus clarkii isolate CNS0578487 chromosome 67, FALCON_Pclarkii_2.0, whole genome shotgun sequence genome. Proteins encoded here:
- the LOC123767639 gene encoding sodium- and chloride-dependent glycine transporter 2; its protein translation is MGKEKTKEVTSVETLEDEGEEARGTWSNQCEFFLSCLGYAVGFGNVWRFPYLCYKNGGAAFLIPYTLMLLFAGLPLFFLELALGQYVSLGPNILFPKLVPLFAGLGWAMVILSALVAIYYNVILAWTFFYTFASFTSSLPWGSCSNYFNSLNCFTEDLAGACRNQSLYYYNKSCVSVQEYCSVAKLDALNETHCKSPNNDTGSTLADGAVTRISASEDYFRNRMLGVSGRTWEDMGGMNWELVGCLALAWVLVFACLIKGVKSSGKVVYFTALFPYAVLFILFIRGVTLKGAYTGIEFYILKPNMTKLTEIDVWNDAATQIFYSLGSGFGGLITLASYNKFKNNCMRDAIIIAFANCSTSVFAGFVIFSILGFLATELGVEVKDVVSSGSGLAFVVYPAAVTHLPVSPVWALLFFAMLITLGLDSQFTMVETLATAFFDQFEWLRTKKPMVVGSLCIILFLCGLTMCLDGGIYMFELFNWYSAGISVIIVTILELVVVMYIYGFKNFMRNIREEMGIYMPLPLYIYWSATWLVITPVSLAVILVLSIYYYTPANFGTYVYPENIQTLGWFICASSLIFIPLGVIYVLAKRDKRGKELLTASPDFCPHHVRKAREAQAGAFKGQPVGVFRYTYDNDGFQEPNAKVYPSLEDDNPPPYSRDPSYANHM